Proteins found in one Asterias rubens chromosome 12, eAstRub1.3, whole genome shotgun sequence genomic segment:
- the LOC117297918 gene encoding dehydrogenase/reductase SDR family member 12-like isoform X1, with protein sequence MDQEQLRKRFKAGFLAASKNFDENDLNVDLSGKSFMLNGANTGIGKRVTMELAKRGGTVHMICQHADEKTRKEIVEKTGNMNIHLHVLELSKPRDVYDFATKFAEGWKELHVLVNNAADVVKTRDITEYGLETNFAINTMGPYLLTKTLLPTINRTPGSRVVMVSTGGVYKEKLNLSDLNNEHMEPFDGHDCYTRSKRQQLIMNETWAKEYPNVHFSTMRPGIVDTPLLYKYLPVERIQIMRANDILRTPEQGADTIVWLCAAEKVAQQPNAQFYLDRSVVPEHLPGLDTDSSFEEKRQLMRYLEKLADDVRKDA encoded by the exons ATGGATCAAGAGCAACTAAGAAAACGATTCAA GGCTGGATTTCTGGCTGCTTCAAAGAACTTTGACGAAAATGACTTAAATGTTGATTTGTCTGGCAAATCTTTTATGTTGAACGGAGCAAACACAGGCATTGGGAAAAGGGTAACTATGGAACTTGCTAAACGAG GTGGAACAGTCCATATGATTTGCCAGCATGCTGATGAGAAAACGAGGAAAGAGATTGTTGAGAAAACTGGGAACATG AACATACATCTACACGTATTGGAGCTATCCAAGCCCAGAGATGTCTACGACTTCGCAACAAAGTTCGCCGAGGGCTGGAAGGAGCTTCATGTGTTG GTGAACAATGCTGCAGACGTAGTAAAAACCAGAGACATCACCGAGTATGGTTTGGAAACAAACTTTGCAATAAATACCATGGGGCCGTATCTCCTTACGAAGACTCTGCTACCAACCATCAACAGGACGCCTGGATCACGAGTG GTCATGGTTTCTACAGGCGGTGTCTACAAAGAAAAACTTAATCTCTCCGACCTTAACAACGAACACATGGAACCATTCGATGGGCACGATTGCTATACACGTAGCAAG CGTCAACAACTGATCATGAATGAAACGTGGGCCAAGGAGTATCCGAACGTGCACTTCTCGACAATGCGTCCTGGGATAGTGGATACGCCCTTATTGTACAAATACCTACCGGTTGAAAGGATTCAGATAATGCGTGCAAATGACATACTGCGCACACCGGAACAGGGTGCGGATACCATCGTGTGGCTGTGTGCCGCAGAGAAGGTCGCCCAACAACCAAATGCGCAGTTTTATTTGG ATCGTTCGGTCGTACCTGAACATTTACCTGGACTGGACACGGACTCGTCATTTGAAGAGAAACGGCAACTCATGCGCTATCTGGAAAAACTGGCTGATGACGTCAGAAAGGATgcatag
- the LOC117297918 gene encoding dehydrogenase/reductase SDR family member 12-like isoform X2, translated as MICQHADEKTRKEIVEKTGNMNIHLHVLELSKPRDVYDFATKFAEGWKELHVLVNNAADVVKTRDITEYGLETNFAINTMGPYLLTKTLLPTINRTPGSRVVMVSTGGVYKEKLNLSDLNNEHMEPFDGHDCYTRSKRQQLIMNETWAKEYPNVHFSTMRPGIVDTPLLYKYLPVERIQIMRANDILRTPEQGADTIVWLCAAEKVAQQPNAQFYLDRSVVPEHLPGLDTDSSFEEKRQLMRYLEKLADDVRKDA; from the exons ATGATTTGCCAGCATGCTGATGAGAAAACGAGGAAAGAGATTGTTGAGAAAACTGGGAACATG AACATACATCTACACGTATTGGAGCTATCCAAGCCCAGAGATGTCTACGACTTCGCAACAAAGTTCGCCGAGGGCTGGAAGGAGCTTCATGTGTTG GTGAACAATGCTGCAGACGTAGTAAAAACCAGAGACATCACCGAGTATGGTTTGGAAACAAACTTTGCAATAAATACCATGGGGCCGTATCTCCTTACGAAGACTCTGCTACCAACCATCAACAGGACGCCTGGATCACGAGTG GTCATGGTTTCTACAGGCGGTGTCTACAAAGAAAAACTTAATCTCTCCGACCTTAACAACGAACACATGGAACCATTCGATGGGCACGATTGCTATACACGTAGCAAG CGTCAACAACTGATCATGAATGAAACGTGGGCCAAGGAGTATCCGAACGTGCACTTCTCGACAATGCGTCCTGGGATAGTGGATACGCCCTTATTGTACAAATACCTACCGGTTGAAAGGATTCAGATAATGCGTGCAAATGACATACTGCGCACACCGGAACAGGGTGCGGATACCATCGTGTGGCTGTGTGCCGCAGAGAAGGTCGCCCAACAACCAAATGCGCAGTTTTATTTGG ATCGTTCGGTCGTACCTGAACATTTACCTGGACTGGACACGGACTCGTCATTTGAAGAGAAACGGCAACTCATGCGCTATCTGGAAAAACTGGCTGATGACGTCAGAAAGGATgcatag